Proteins co-encoded in one Podarcis muralis chromosome 12, rPodMur119.hap1.1, whole genome shotgun sequence genomic window:
- the LOC114607418 gene encoding cytochrome P450 2C25-like — MDLLGSATIFLVICLLFLLVWGTRPKAKNLPPGPTPLPFVGNLLQLKLQNLVANFREMSKKYGPIFTVYFGSDQAVVLFGYDLVKKVLVDRGDEFLDRGSFPSADKTNRGLGIIMSNGERWLQLRRFSLTTMRNFGMGKKNIEERIQEEAEYLIKELRAKNGQPFNPAVLFSCATGNVVSHILLGERFDYNDPEYRRILSLLVESFRLESSTAGQLYNIFPRILDYLPGPHQTFFKNLGDIQVFIAQKVKDHERSLDPNAPRDFIDSFLLKMEQEQQNPKTEFTRENLNMAAYDIFIAGTETTSTTLRYILMILLEHPAVQEKIQKEIDQVIGQERLPAMKDRLEMPYTEAVLHEAQRFLDLVPLGFTRVAKHDTEIEGYFIPKGSSVFPILSSALHDPKQYDNPFQFAPEHFLDEKGNFKKNGADIPFSAGKRICLGEGLARMQLFLYLTTILQSFHLRHPPGVTKIDLTPEVSGFGNIPHQVSICFTPR, encoded by the exons ATGGATCTGCTGGGGAGCGCAACAATCTTCTTGGTCATCTGCCTGCTCTTCCTCTTGGTTTGGGGGACGAGACCTAAGGCGAAAAACTTGCCTCCTGGGCCAACACCCCTTCCGTTCGTCGGGAACCTCCTGCAGCTGAAGCTGCAGAACCTGGTTGCAAACTTCCGAGAG ATGAGCAAAAAATATGGGCCGATCTTCACCGTGTATTTTGGCTCAGACCAGGCTGTGGTTCTCTTTGGTTATGACTTGGTGAAGAAGGTCCTCGTTGATCGTGGAGATGAGTTTCTCGACCGAGGCAGCTTCCCGTCAGCAGATAAGACCAACAGAGGACTAG GGATCATCATGTCCAATGGCGAGCGCTGGCTCCAGCTCCGCCGCTTCTCCCTCACCACCATGAGGAACTTTGGGATGGGAAAGAAGAACATTGAGGAGAGAATCCAGGAAGAGGCAGAGTACCTGATTAAGGAGCTCAGGGCCAAAAACG GCCAGCCTTTCAACCCAGCCGTCCTGTTCAGCTGCGCAACGGGCAACGTGGTCAGCCACATCCTCCTCGGAGAACGGTTCGATTACAATGACCCGGAGTACCGCCGAATTCTCAGCTTGCTGGTCGAAAGCTTCCGGTTGGAGAGTTCCACTGCAGGGCAG cTCTACAACATCTTTCCCAGGATCCTAGACTACTTGCCTGGTCCTCATcaaactttctttaaaaacctTGGGGACATCCAGGTCTTCATAGCCCAGAAGGTGAAAGATCACGAGAGAAGTCTGGATCCCAATGCTCCCCGGGACTTCATAGACTCCTTCCTCCTCAAAATGGAACAG GAGCAGCAGAACCCCAAGACTGAATTCACTAGAGAGAACTTGAACATGGCAGCTTATGACATATTCATCGCTGGGACAGAAACAACAAGCACCACCCTGAGATATATCCTCATGATCCTGCTAGAGCATCCAGCCGTGCAAG AAAAGATCCAAAAGGAAATAGACCAAGTGATAGGACAGGAGAGGCTGCCTGCCATGAAGGATCGCCTGGAGATGCCTTACACAGAAGCCGTTCTCCACGAAGCCCAGCGATTCTTGGATCTCGTCCCCTTAGGGTTCACCCGTGTGGCGAAACACGACACCGAAATCGAAGGCTATTTCATCCCCAAG GGTTCCTCCGTCTTCCCCATCCTGAGTTCTGCACTGCACGACCCCAAGCAATACGACAACCCCTTCcagttcgccccagaacatttcCTGGATGAAAAAGGGAATTTCAAGAAGAACGGAGCCGACATTCCCTTTTCCGCAG GGAAGAGAATCTGTCTGGGTGAAGGATTGGCCCGGATGCAGCTATTCCTGTATCTCACCACCATCCTACAAAGTTTTCATCTCAGACACCCTCCGGGAGTCACCAAGATTGACCTCACCCCAGAGGTCAGCGGATTTGGGAACATCCCGCACCAAGTCTCCATCTGTTTTACTCCACGCTAA